In Eriocheir sinensis breed Jianghai 21 chromosome 12, ASM2467909v1, whole genome shotgun sequence, the following proteins share a genomic window:
- the LOC126997427 gene encoding succinate-semialdehyde dehydrogenase, mitochondrial-like isoform X2, with protein MTSLLGLAVARPRHGVGAMMRGHGVRFASLMHQQCYIGGQWVPAASGKMFPVENPANGKVVCNVPDMVEQDVQAAIDAAHTAFQTWKKTTAKERSNFLRKWYNLMEEHKEELACLLTAEAGKPLAEARGEMMYGNSFLEWFSEEARRVYGEVAQSPTTSKEMVFIRQPIGVVSAITPWNFPIAMITRKVGAALAAGCTCVIKPAEDTPLTALAAVDLAEKAGIPPGVVNVVTASRANTPAVGNLMCTSPKVAGVSFTGSTAVGKLLYKQCAQGIKRIGLELGGNAPFIVFDQANLKAAIDGLIIAKFRNAGQTCISANRVLVQAGVYEQFLALMKETVEQRLVVGDGMDEGVNVGPLINASQLKKVQKLVNDTVEQGAQLVVGGSVHPAGELFFQPTILTGVTDDMVCAKEEIFGPVIAVQKFQTEEEAMEIANSTQNGLASYFYSQDVSQVWRVARSLEAGMVGINEGLISAAEGAFGGIKESGIGREGSRHGIDDYTYIKYLCFGGIN; from the exons ATGACGTCTCTTCTCGGCCTCGCTGTAGCTAGACCCCGACAC GGAGTTGGAGCAATGATGAGGGGCCATGGGGTGCGCTTTGCCTCATTAATGCATCAACAATGTTATATCGGAGGTCAGTGGGTACCTGCAGCAAGTGGCAAGATGTTCCCTGTTGAGAACCCAGCCAATGGCAAG GTGGTGTGCAATGTGCCAGACATGGTGGAGCAGGATGTCCAGGCAGCCATAGATGCTGCCCACACAGCCTTCCAGACCTGGAAGAAGACAACAGCCAAG GAGCGATCAAACTTCTTGCGCAAGTGGTACAACCTGATGGAGGAACACAAGGAGGAACTGGCATGCCTTCTTACAGCAGAGGCAGGCAAACCCCTGGCTGAGGCACGGGGCGAGATGATGTATGGCAACTCCTTCCTTGAATGGTTTTCTGAAGAGGCCAGAAGGGTATAT GGGGAGGTGGCCCAAAGCCCAACAACTAGCAAGGAGATGGTCTTCATCCGGCAACCCATTGGTGTGGTTTCAGCAATCACCCCG TGGAATTTTCCAATAGCTATGATAACACGCAAAGTTGGAGCGGCTCTGGCTGCTGGTTGCACGTGTGTCATCAAGCCAGCTGAGGACACCCCACTTACTGCTTTGGCTGCCGTTGACCTAGCTGAGAAAGCTGGAATCCCTCCTG GTGTGGTGAATGTCGTGACAGCTTCTCGTGCCAACACTCCTGCAGTGGGCAACCTGATGTGCACCAGCCCTAAGGTGGCTGGTGTCTCCTTCACAG gATCAACTGCCGTAGGGAAGCTACTGTACAAGCAGTGTGCACAGGGAATAAAGCGTATTGGTCTGGAGTTGGGAGGCAATGCACCATTCATTGTTTTTGATCAAGCAAATCTCAAGGCTGCAATTGATGGTCTCATCATAGCTAAATTCAGAAATGCAGGGCAG ACCTGTATCAGTGCCAACAGGGTGCTGGTGCAGGCTGGGGTGTATGAGCAGTTCTTGGCTCTGATGAAGGAGACTGTTGAGCAGCGCTTGGTGGTTGGGGATGGTATGGATGAGGGAGTCAATGTGGGTCCACTCATCAATGCCAGTCAGCTCAAAAAG GTTCAGAAGTTGGTGAATGACACTGTGGAGCAAGGAGCCCAATTGGTAGTGGGAGGCTCAGTGCACCCTGCAGGGGAACTTTTCTTCCAGCCCACCATCCTGACAGGGGTGACTGATGACATGGTCTGTGCAAAGGAAGAGATATTTGGGCCTGTCATTGCTGTTCAAAA GTTCCAGACAGAGGAAGAAGCTATGGAAATTGCTAATTCTACTCAAAATGGACTGGCCAGTTATTTCTACAGTCAGGATGTTTCTCAG GTGTGGCGTGTGGCACGGAGCCTGGAAGCAGGCATGGTTGGCATCAATGAAGGCCTCATTAGTGCAGCTGAGGGTGCTTTTGGAGGTATTAAGGAATCAGGCATAGGAAGAGAAGGTTCCAGGCATGGCATTGATGACTACACTTATATCAAGTATCTCTGTTTTGGAGGGATTAACTAG
- the LOC126997427 gene encoding succinate-semialdehyde dehydrogenase, mitochondrial-like isoform X1 → MNSSCLWMNLLRQHKYKGVGAMMRGHGVRFASLMHQQCYIGGQWVPAASGKMFPVENPANGKVVCNVPDMVEQDVQAAIDAAHTAFQTWKKTTAKERSNFLRKWYNLMEEHKEELACLLTAEAGKPLAEARGEMMYGNSFLEWFSEEARRVYGEVAQSPTTSKEMVFIRQPIGVVSAITPWNFPIAMITRKVGAALAAGCTCVIKPAEDTPLTALAAVDLAEKAGIPPGVVNVVTASRANTPAVGNLMCTSPKVAGVSFTGSTAVGKLLYKQCAQGIKRIGLELGGNAPFIVFDQANLKAAIDGLIIAKFRNAGQTCISANRVLVQAGVYEQFLALMKETVEQRLVVGDGMDEGVNVGPLINASQLKKVQKLVNDTVEQGAQLVVGGSVHPAGELFFQPTILTGVTDDMVCAKEEIFGPVIAVQKFQTEEEAMEIANSTQNGLASYFYSQDVSQVWRVARSLEAGMVGINEGLISAAEGAFGGIKESGIGREGSRHGIDDYTYIKYLCFGGIN, encoded by the exons ATGAATTCTTCGTGTTTGTGGATGAATTTACTCAGACAGCACAAGTATAAG GGAGTTGGAGCAATGATGAGGGGCCATGGGGTGCGCTTTGCCTCATTAATGCATCAACAATGTTATATCGGAGGTCAGTGGGTACCTGCAGCAAGTGGCAAGATGTTCCCTGTTGAGAACCCAGCCAATGGCAAG GTGGTGTGCAATGTGCCAGACATGGTGGAGCAGGATGTCCAGGCAGCCATAGATGCTGCCCACACAGCCTTCCAGACCTGGAAGAAGACAACAGCCAAG GAGCGATCAAACTTCTTGCGCAAGTGGTACAACCTGATGGAGGAACACAAGGAGGAACTGGCATGCCTTCTTACAGCAGAGGCAGGCAAACCCCTGGCTGAGGCACGGGGCGAGATGATGTATGGCAACTCCTTCCTTGAATGGTTTTCTGAAGAGGCCAGAAGGGTATAT GGGGAGGTGGCCCAAAGCCCAACAACTAGCAAGGAGATGGTCTTCATCCGGCAACCCATTGGTGTGGTTTCAGCAATCACCCCG TGGAATTTTCCAATAGCTATGATAACACGCAAAGTTGGAGCGGCTCTGGCTGCTGGTTGCACGTGTGTCATCAAGCCAGCTGAGGACACCCCACTTACTGCTTTGGCTGCCGTTGACCTAGCTGAGAAAGCTGGAATCCCTCCTG GTGTGGTGAATGTCGTGACAGCTTCTCGTGCCAACACTCCTGCAGTGGGCAACCTGATGTGCACCAGCCCTAAGGTGGCTGGTGTCTCCTTCACAG gATCAACTGCCGTAGGGAAGCTACTGTACAAGCAGTGTGCACAGGGAATAAAGCGTATTGGTCTGGAGTTGGGAGGCAATGCACCATTCATTGTTTTTGATCAAGCAAATCTCAAGGCTGCAATTGATGGTCTCATCATAGCTAAATTCAGAAATGCAGGGCAG ACCTGTATCAGTGCCAACAGGGTGCTGGTGCAGGCTGGGGTGTATGAGCAGTTCTTGGCTCTGATGAAGGAGACTGTTGAGCAGCGCTTGGTGGTTGGGGATGGTATGGATGAGGGAGTCAATGTGGGTCCACTCATCAATGCCAGTCAGCTCAAAAAG GTTCAGAAGTTGGTGAATGACACTGTGGAGCAAGGAGCCCAATTGGTAGTGGGAGGCTCAGTGCACCCTGCAGGGGAACTTTTCTTCCAGCCCACCATCCTGACAGGGGTGACTGATGACATGGTCTGTGCAAAGGAAGAGATATTTGGGCCTGTCATTGCTGTTCAAAA GTTCCAGACAGAGGAAGAAGCTATGGAAATTGCTAATTCTACTCAAAATGGACTGGCCAGTTATTTCTACAGTCAGGATGTTTCTCAG GTGTGGCGTGTGGCACGGAGCCTGGAAGCAGGCATGGTTGGCATCAATGAAGGCCTCATTAGTGCAGCTGAGGGTGCTTTTGGAGGTATTAAGGAATCAGGCATAGGAAGAGAAGGTTCCAGGCATGGCATTGATGACTACACTTATATCAAGTATCTCTGTTTTGGAGGGATTAACTAG
- the LOC126997427 gene encoding succinate-semialdehyde dehydrogenase, mitochondrial-like isoform X3, whose product MGVGAMMRGHGVRFASLMHQQCYIGGQWVPAASGKMFPVENPANGKVVCNVPDMVEQDVQAAIDAAHTAFQTWKKTTAKERSNFLRKWYNLMEEHKEELACLLTAEAGKPLAEARGEMMYGNSFLEWFSEEARRVYGEVAQSPTTSKEMVFIRQPIGVVSAITPWNFPIAMITRKVGAALAAGCTCVIKPAEDTPLTALAAVDLAEKAGIPPGVVNVVTASRANTPAVGNLMCTSPKVAGVSFTGSTAVGKLLYKQCAQGIKRIGLELGGNAPFIVFDQANLKAAIDGLIIAKFRNAGQTCISANRVLVQAGVYEQFLALMKETVEQRLVVGDGMDEGVNVGPLINASQLKKVQKLVNDTVEQGAQLVVGGSVHPAGELFFQPTILTGVTDDMVCAKEEIFGPVIAVQKFQTEEEAMEIANSTQNGLASYFYSQDVSQVWRVARSLEAGMVGINEGLISAAEGAFGGIKESGIGREGSRHGIDDYTYIKYLCFGGIN is encoded by the exons ATG GGAGTTGGAGCAATGATGAGGGGCCATGGGGTGCGCTTTGCCTCATTAATGCATCAACAATGTTATATCGGAGGTCAGTGGGTACCTGCAGCAAGTGGCAAGATGTTCCCTGTTGAGAACCCAGCCAATGGCAAG GTGGTGTGCAATGTGCCAGACATGGTGGAGCAGGATGTCCAGGCAGCCATAGATGCTGCCCACACAGCCTTCCAGACCTGGAAGAAGACAACAGCCAAG GAGCGATCAAACTTCTTGCGCAAGTGGTACAACCTGATGGAGGAACACAAGGAGGAACTGGCATGCCTTCTTACAGCAGAGGCAGGCAAACCCCTGGCTGAGGCACGGGGCGAGATGATGTATGGCAACTCCTTCCTTGAATGGTTTTCTGAAGAGGCCAGAAGGGTATAT GGGGAGGTGGCCCAAAGCCCAACAACTAGCAAGGAGATGGTCTTCATCCGGCAACCCATTGGTGTGGTTTCAGCAATCACCCCG TGGAATTTTCCAATAGCTATGATAACACGCAAAGTTGGAGCGGCTCTGGCTGCTGGTTGCACGTGTGTCATCAAGCCAGCTGAGGACACCCCACTTACTGCTTTGGCTGCCGTTGACCTAGCTGAGAAAGCTGGAATCCCTCCTG GTGTGGTGAATGTCGTGACAGCTTCTCGTGCCAACACTCCTGCAGTGGGCAACCTGATGTGCACCAGCCCTAAGGTGGCTGGTGTCTCCTTCACAG gATCAACTGCCGTAGGGAAGCTACTGTACAAGCAGTGTGCACAGGGAATAAAGCGTATTGGTCTGGAGTTGGGAGGCAATGCACCATTCATTGTTTTTGATCAAGCAAATCTCAAGGCTGCAATTGATGGTCTCATCATAGCTAAATTCAGAAATGCAGGGCAG ACCTGTATCAGTGCCAACAGGGTGCTGGTGCAGGCTGGGGTGTATGAGCAGTTCTTGGCTCTGATGAAGGAGACTGTTGAGCAGCGCTTGGTGGTTGGGGATGGTATGGATGAGGGAGTCAATGTGGGTCCACTCATCAATGCCAGTCAGCTCAAAAAG GTTCAGAAGTTGGTGAATGACACTGTGGAGCAAGGAGCCCAATTGGTAGTGGGAGGCTCAGTGCACCCTGCAGGGGAACTTTTCTTCCAGCCCACCATCCTGACAGGGGTGACTGATGACATGGTCTGTGCAAAGGAAGAGATATTTGGGCCTGTCATTGCTGTTCAAAA GTTCCAGACAGAGGAAGAAGCTATGGAAATTGCTAATTCTACTCAAAATGGACTGGCCAGTTATTTCTACAGTCAGGATGTTTCTCAG GTGTGGCGTGTGGCACGGAGCCTGGAAGCAGGCATGGTTGGCATCAATGAAGGCCTCATTAGTGCAGCTGAGGGTGCTTTTGGAGGTATTAAGGAATCAGGCATAGGAAGAGAAGGTTCCAGGCATGGCATTGATGACTACACTTATATCAAGTATCTCTGTTTTGGAGGGATTAACTAG
- the LOC126997427 gene encoding succinate-semialdehyde dehydrogenase, mitochondrial-like isoform X4, which translates to MMRGHGVRFASLMHQQCYIGGQWVPAASGKMFPVENPANGKVVCNVPDMVEQDVQAAIDAAHTAFQTWKKTTAKERSNFLRKWYNLMEEHKEELACLLTAEAGKPLAEARGEMMYGNSFLEWFSEEARRVYGEVAQSPTTSKEMVFIRQPIGVVSAITPWNFPIAMITRKVGAALAAGCTCVIKPAEDTPLTALAAVDLAEKAGIPPGVVNVVTASRANTPAVGNLMCTSPKVAGVSFTGSTAVGKLLYKQCAQGIKRIGLELGGNAPFIVFDQANLKAAIDGLIIAKFRNAGQTCISANRVLVQAGVYEQFLALMKETVEQRLVVGDGMDEGVNVGPLINASQLKKVQKLVNDTVEQGAQLVVGGSVHPAGELFFQPTILTGVTDDMVCAKEEIFGPVIAVQKFQTEEEAMEIANSTQNGLASYFYSQDVSQVWRVARSLEAGMVGINEGLISAAEGAFGGIKESGIGREGSRHGIDDYTYIKYLCFGGIN; encoded by the exons ATGATGAGGGGCCATGGGGTGCGCTTTGCCTCATTAATGCATCAACAATGTTATATCGGAGGTCAGTGGGTACCTGCAGCAAGTGGCAAGATGTTCCCTGTTGAGAACCCAGCCAATGGCAAG GTGGTGTGCAATGTGCCAGACATGGTGGAGCAGGATGTCCAGGCAGCCATAGATGCTGCCCACACAGCCTTCCAGACCTGGAAGAAGACAACAGCCAAG GAGCGATCAAACTTCTTGCGCAAGTGGTACAACCTGATGGAGGAACACAAGGAGGAACTGGCATGCCTTCTTACAGCAGAGGCAGGCAAACCCCTGGCTGAGGCACGGGGCGAGATGATGTATGGCAACTCCTTCCTTGAATGGTTTTCTGAAGAGGCCAGAAGGGTATAT GGGGAGGTGGCCCAAAGCCCAACAACTAGCAAGGAGATGGTCTTCATCCGGCAACCCATTGGTGTGGTTTCAGCAATCACCCCG TGGAATTTTCCAATAGCTATGATAACACGCAAAGTTGGAGCGGCTCTGGCTGCTGGTTGCACGTGTGTCATCAAGCCAGCTGAGGACACCCCACTTACTGCTTTGGCTGCCGTTGACCTAGCTGAGAAAGCTGGAATCCCTCCTG GTGTGGTGAATGTCGTGACAGCTTCTCGTGCCAACACTCCTGCAGTGGGCAACCTGATGTGCACCAGCCCTAAGGTGGCTGGTGTCTCCTTCACAG gATCAACTGCCGTAGGGAAGCTACTGTACAAGCAGTGTGCACAGGGAATAAAGCGTATTGGTCTGGAGTTGGGAGGCAATGCACCATTCATTGTTTTTGATCAAGCAAATCTCAAGGCTGCAATTGATGGTCTCATCATAGCTAAATTCAGAAATGCAGGGCAG ACCTGTATCAGTGCCAACAGGGTGCTGGTGCAGGCTGGGGTGTATGAGCAGTTCTTGGCTCTGATGAAGGAGACTGTTGAGCAGCGCTTGGTGGTTGGGGATGGTATGGATGAGGGAGTCAATGTGGGTCCACTCATCAATGCCAGTCAGCTCAAAAAG GTTCAGAAGTTGGTGAATGACACTGTGGAGCAAGGAGCCCAATTGGTAGTGGGAGGCTCAGTGCACCCTGCAGGGGAACTTTTCTTCCAGCCCACCATCCTGACAGGGGTGACTGATGACATGGTCTGTGCAAAGGAAGAGATATTTGGGCCTGTCATTGCTGTTCAAAA GTTCCAGACAGAGGAAGAAGCTATGGAAATTGCTAATTCTACTCAAAATGGACTGGCCAGTTATTTCTACAGTCAGGATGTTTCTCAG GTGTGGCGTGTGGCACGGAGCCTGGAAGCAGGCATGGTTGGCATCAATGAAGGCCTCATTAGTGCAGCTGAGGGTGCTTTTGGAGGTATTAAGGAATCAGGCATAGGAAGAGAAGGTTCCAGGCATGGCATTGATGACTACACTTATATCAAGTATCTCTGTTTTGGAGGGATTAACTAG